From the genome of Papaver somniferum cultivar HN1 chromosome 2, ASM357369v1, whole genome shotgun sequence, one region includes:
- the LOC113348246 gene encoding E3 ubiquitin-protein ligase WAV3-like, translating into MKPYLYKDHFIGLSKIQKIKRNPWYFFHSTSLLIGVDQLLLFSVLGFVSDYINIIMVMVCILCDGALKVGVGNAIFSAECSHSFHFNCIASYVKYGNRICPTCDAKWKDIPFTGPPNPTVGQATIVPSQLNSTPRQRFPLRTKFLSSEPSVFSDDDPLDMHSSLASNDISIVRFIDINTHTEFPAIQRSISQEKFHILINLKAHVTDKNQVHSHMSQTSRAPIDLVTVLDISGSMKGTKIQLLKRAMGFVIDNLGPSDRLSVISFSSNARRLFPLLLMTGSGKQHALQAVNSLVADGETVIVGGLKKGAKVIEDRKYKNPVCSIMLLSDGQDSFSKRINLKDISRLQIPVHTFGFGADHDPNMLHSIAEGSKGTFSFIEAEGLIQDAFAQCIGGLLSVVVQDLQVHVHSLDPCVCLSQLKAGSYSAYLTGDNQTGSVDIGDMYADEERDFLVLVNIPVVTNGNSNDQMKLVSVWCDYKDPFTKESVTTEAVEVKLQRPEMVNEDMVVSIEVDRQKNRLQVAEALSKSRAAAERGDLATAMSIIDSCRMQMSDTASMHAGDRFSHELDLELQEVRSRMETRKIYESTGRGFLLSGMISHSRQLATARGDSIESSSSFSQAYQTTSMSNMVLLSRQSLRDVPPPNSSDQQ; encoded by the exons ATGAAACCTTACTTATATAAAGACCACTTCATTGGACTCTCCAAAATTCAGAAGATCAAAAGAAATCCTTGGTATTTTTTTCATTCCACGAGTTTGCTAATTGGTGTTGATCAACTTCTTCTTTTCAGTGTTCTTGGGTTTGTTTCAGACTACATAAACATAATCATGGTG ATGGTTTGTATTCTATGTGATGGTGCCTTGAAAGTTGGAGTTGGTAATGCCATTTTCTCTGCAGAATGCTCACATTCCTTTCATTTCAACTGCATTGCTTCTTATGTGAAGTATGGAAACCGCATTTGCCCAACTTGTGATGCTAAATGGAAGGATATTCCTTTCACTGGCCCTCCAAATCCTACCGTTGGACAGGCAACAATTGTCCCATCTCAACTTAATTCCACACCACGGCAACGTTTTCCTCTGCGGACAAAATTCCTATCTTCTGAGCCATCTGTCTTCAGTGACGATGATCCCTTAGACATGCACTCCAGTTTAGCCTCTAATGACATTTCTATCGTCAGGTTCATAGATATCAATACACACACTGAATTCCCAGCTATCCAGCGATCAATTTCGCAAGAAAAATTCCATATACTGATCAATCTCAAAGCTCATGTTACTGATAAAAATCAAGTTCATAGTCATATGTCCCAAACTTCTCGTGCACCAATTGACCTCGTCACGGTTCTCGATATAAGTGGTAGCATGAAAGGTACAAAAATTCAGTTGTTAAAGCGAGCCATGGGGTTTGTGATAGACAACCTTGGTCCTTCTGACAGATTGTCTGTAATTAGCTTCTCATCTAATGCCCGTCGCCTCTTCCCCCTTCTACTCATGACTGGTTCTGGTAAGCAACATGCACTACAAGCTGTGAATTCTTTGGTTGCTGATGGTGAGACAGTCATTGTTGGAGGACTAAAGAAGGGCGCAAAGGTCATTGAAGATCGGAAATACAAAAATCCAGTTTGTAGTATCATGCTATTATCAGATGGGCAAGACTCGTTCTCGAAAAGAATCAACCTTAAAGACATTTCAAGGTTGCAAATTCCAGTTCATACATTTGGATTTGGTGCAGATCATGACCCCAACATGTTGCACTCGATTGCGGAGGGTTCTAAGGGAACTTTTTCTTTTATTGAAGCTGAGGGATTAATACAAGATGCATTTGCTCAGTGTATCGGTGGTCTCCTCAGTGTAGTTGTGCAAGATTTGCAAGTACATGTCCACTCGCTTGACCCTTGTGTTTGTCTTAGTCAACTAAAAGCAGGGAGTTATTCCGCCTACCTGACAGGTGATAACCAAACAGGATCTGTCGACATTGGGGATATGTATGCAGATGAAGAGAGGGATTTTCTCGTTCTGGTTAACATTCCAGTTGTAACTAATGGAAATTCCAATGACCAGATGAAGTTGGTTAGTGTGTGGTGTGATTACAAAGATCCTTTTACTAAAGAATCTGTTACTACTGAAGCTGTTGAAGTGAAACTTCAGAGACCCGAAATGGTTAATGAAGATATGGTTGTTTCTATAGAGGTTGATAGGCAGAAGAACAGGTTGCAGGTTGCCGAGGCATTGAGTAAATCACGTGCTGCTGCTGAGAGAGGTGATCTGGCCACCGCGATGTCTATAATTGATAGTTGTAGGATGCAGATGTCAGACACTGCCTCTATGCATGCTGGTGACAGATTTTCTCATGAATTAGATTTAGAGCTCCAAGAGGTGAGATCGAGGATGGAAACCAGGAAAATTTATGAGTCAACAGGAAGGGGATTTCTACTTTCCGGAATGATTTCGCATTCGAGGCAACTGGCTACAGCTCGAGGAGATTCTATTGAGAGTAGTTCAAGCTTCAGTCAGGCTTACCAGACAACTTCCATGAGCAACATGGTTCTTCTATCTCGTCAGTCTCTTCGAGATGTCCCTCCTCCCAACAGTTCAGACCAACAATAA
- the LOC113348247 gene encoding uncharacterized protein LOC113348247 — protein MAKKINGIEVIDICSSSDEEDESPVVPYRSINSAMKDENKRKQRVIDDDCLILDFNPFESIDKLSINDAKESEDEDLTVVAEIGQVACRDYPHSRHLCVKFPFNKTPHSSYCKQCYCYVCDSIAPCKFWSAPVDHCHATAHDPKWKILRENGRLSFCKDPTRI, from the exons ATGGCGAAGAAAATAAATGGGATTGAGGTTATAGATATTTGTTCTTCatctgatgaagaagatgaaagtcCTGTTGTACCATATAGGTCGATAAATTCTGCTATGAAAGacgaaaataagagaaaacaaagagTAATCGATGATGATTGTTTGATTTTGGACTTCAATCCTTTTGAATCTATAGATAAACTCTCTATCAACGACGctaaggaatctgaggatgaagATCTTACTGTTGTGGCTGAAATTGGCCAG GTTGCTTGCAGAGATTATCCGCATTCTAGACATCTTTGTGTGAAGTTCCCATTCAACAAGACACCACACAGTAGCTACTGTAAGCAG TGCTACTGTTACGTTTGCGATTCAATTGCTCCTTGTAAATTTTGGTCAGCCCCAGTGGATCATTGTCATGCAACGGCGCATGACCCAAAGTGGAAGATTCTGAGAGAAAATGGGAGACTCAGTTTCTGCAAGGACCCAACACGTATTTGA
- the LOC113351519 gene encoding E3 ubiquitin-protein ligase WAV3-like has translation MTDEIDQVNDDVTCHAPIDLVTVLDISGSMTGTKIQLLKRAMRFVIDNLGPSDRLSVISFSHDARRLFPLLLMTDSGKKRALEAVNSLAASGGTNIVEGLKKGTKVIENRRHKNPVCSIMLLSDGQDNYTKTINLKETSRLQIPVHTFGFGADHDPIMLHSIAESSKGTFSFIEAEGIIQDAFAQRIGGLLSVAVQDLQVHIQSLDPHLCIRQLKAGSYSTSLTGENQQGSVDFGDMHADEERDFLVLVNIPVVTDGNSNDQMKLVSVWCDYKNPFTKESVTTEAIQVKLQRPEIVNEDMVVSIDVDRQKIRLRDAERGDLRSALSIIENFRMQNSQTASAHAGDKFSADLDLELQEVESRMESQEIYDSAGRGYLLSGISAHSGQMAATRGGYTGRMYQTDRMRRMVERSRATTRKR, from the coding sequence ATGACTGATGAGATAGATCAAGTTAATGATGAtgtaacttgtcatgcaccaatTGACCTCGTCACGGTTCTTGATATAAGTGGTAGCATGACTGGTACAAAAATTCAGTTGTTAAAACGAGCCATGAGGTTTGTGATCGACAACCTTGGCCCTTCTGACAGATTATCTGtaattagcttctctcatgatGCACGCCGCCTCTTCCCCCTTCTCCTCATGACTGATTCTGGTAAAAAACGTGCACTAGAAGCTGTGAATTCTTTGGCTGCTAGTGGTGGGACAAACATCGTAGAAGGACTCAAGAAGGGCACAAAGGTTATTGAAAATCGAAGACACAAAAATCCTGTTTGTAGTATCATGCTGCTATCTGACGGGCAGGACAATTACACAAAGACAATCAACCTCAAAGAAACTTCAAGGTTGCAAATTCCAGTTCATACATTTGGATTTGGCGCAGACCATGACCCCATCATGTTGCATTCAATTGCAGAGAGTTCGAAGGGAACTTTTTCTTTTATCGAAGCCGAAGGAATAATACAAGATGCATTTGCTCAACGTATTGGTGGTCTCCTTAGCGTAGCTGTGCAAGACTTGCAAGTACACATCCAATCGCTTGACCCTCATCTTTGTATTAGACAACTAAAAGCAGGGAGTTATTCCACTTCTTTGACAGGCGAGAACCAACAAGGATCTGTCGACTTTGGGGATATGCATGCAGATGAAGAGAGGGATTTTCTCGTGCTGGTTAACATTCCAGTTGTAACTGATGGGAATTCCAACGATCAGATGAAGTTGGTTAGTGTGTGGTGTGATTATAAAAATCCTTTTACCAAAGAATCTGTCACTACCGAAGCTATACAAGTGAAACTTCAAAGACCCGAAATCGTTAATGAAGATATGGTTGTTTCTATAGATGTTGATAGGCAGAAGATCAGGTTGCGGGATGCTGAGAGAGGTGATCTGCGCTCCGCATTGTCCATAATTGAAAATTTTAGGATGCAGAATTCACAAACTGCCTCTGCGCACGCTGGTGACAAATTTTCTGCTGATTTAGATTTAGAGCTTCAAGAGGTTGAATCGAGGATGGAAAGCCAGGAAATATATGATTCAGCAGGCAGGGGATATCTACTTTCAGGAATAAGCGCACATTCGGGACAAATGGCTGCAACTCGAGGAGGTTATACTGGCAGAATGTATCAGACAGATCGTATGCGTAGAATGGTTGAGAGATCTCGTGCTACGACACGCAAAAGATAG
- the LOC113353645 gene encoding E3 ubiquitin-protein ligase WAV3-like, producing the protein MVRICTLCDGALKVGDGNAIFSAECSHSFHFNCIASYVKYGNRICPTCAAKWKDIPFTSPPNPTSGQATFQLNWPSQLNSTPAPPWPCIPLLRKSTSKFPSSEPSSVFNDDDPLINQYRVSSNDISIIRFIDINTHTEFPAVQRSFSQENFHILINLKAHVTDINQVHSRMSQTGLLSVVVQDLRVHVHSLDPCLFLSQLKAGCYSTYLTDDYQTGSVDIGDLYADEERDFLVLVNIPVVAGGNSDDQMEFVSVWCDYKDPFTKASITTEAIEVELQRPEIVNEEDMVVSIEVDRQKNRFRVAHAMSNSRAAAERGDMLTAWSIIDDCRMRISETASMHAGDKFSVDLDLELQEARSRMGNRKSYESTGRDIYFQD; encoded by the exons ATGGTG agGATTTGTACTCTATGTGACGGTGCCTTGAAAGTTGGAGATGGTAATGCCATTTTCTCTGCAGAATGCTCACATTCCTTTCATTTCAATTGCATTGCTTCATACGTGAAGTATGGAAACCGCATTTGTCCAACTTGTGCTGCTAAATGGAAGGATATTCCTTTCACTAGCCCTCCAAATCCAACCAGTGGACAGGCGACATTTCAACTCAACTGGCCATCTCAACTCAATTCCACACCAGCACCACCATGGCCTTGTATTCCTTTGCTAAGAAAATCTACATCAAAATTCCCATCTTCTGAGCCATCATCTGTCTTCAATGACGATGATCCCTTAATAAACCAATACCGTGTTTCTTCTAATGATATTTCGATCATCAGGTTCATAGATATCAATACACACACTGAATTTCCAGCTGTTCAGCGATCATTTTCGCAAGAAAACTTCCATATACTGATCAATCTCAAAGCTCATGTTACCGATATAAATCAAGTTCATAGTCGCATGTCCCAAACTGGTCTTCTCAGTGTAGTTGTGCAAGATTTGCGAGTACATGTTCACTCGCTTGACCCTTGTCTTTTTCTTAGTCAACTAAAAGCAGGGTGTTATTCCACTTATTTGACAGATGATTACCAAACAGGATCTGTTGACATCGGAGATTTGTATGCGGATGAAGAGAGGGATTTTCTTGTTCTAGTTAACATTCCAGTTGTAGCAGGTGGAAATTCCGATGATCAGATGGAGTTTGTTAGTGTTTGGTGCGACTACAAAGATCCTTTCACCAAAGCATCTATTACTACTGAAGCTATAGAAGTAGAACTTCAGAGACCCGAAATCGTTAATGAAGAAGATATGGTTGTATCTATAGAAGTTGATAGGCAGAAGAATCGGTTTCGGGTTGCTCATGCAATGAGTAATTCGCGTGCTGCTGCTGAGAGAGGGGATATGCTCACTGCGTGGTCTATAATTGATGATTGTAGGATGCGGATATCAGAAACTGCATCTATGCATGCTGGTGACAAATTTTCTGTTGATTTAGATTTAGAGCTCCAAGAGGCACGATCAAGGATGGGAAACAGGAAATCATATGAGTCAACGGGAAGGGATATCTACTTTCAGGACTAA
- the LOC113351520 gene encoding E3 ubiquitin-protein ligase WAVH1-like translates to MVMPYFPYSQWKDIPCTGPASNPTGGLTPAILRPRIPLRTIYNRVSSQIPSSEPLVFNDPLDFPSFSSNNISIIRSIDIKTHTELPAVPLSVSQENFHILVNLKSNVTDIDQVGSDITCRAPIDLVTVLDISGSMTGTKIQLLKRAMGFVIDNLGPSDRLSVITFSYDARRLFPLLLMTDSGRQHALQAVNSLVAGGGTNIVEGLKKGTKVIEDRGYKNPVYSIMLLSDGQDSYTKTINLKEISRLQIPVHTFGFGADHDPIMLHSIAEDSKGTFSFIEAEGLIQDAFAQCIGGLLSVVVQDLQIHIQSLDPYICISEVKAGSYSTYLTGDNQTGSVDIGDLYADEERDFLVLVDIPVVTEANFNNQMKLVSVWCDYKDPFTKESVTTEAVEVKLQRPEMVNEDMVVSIEVDRQKNRLQAAQAMSNSRAAAERGDLPTAWSIIHGFRLQISETASVHAGDKFSVDLDLELQEVRSRMKSKKIYESTGRGYLLSGMSSHSRQMATTRGDSTESTYQTASMSKMVHRSRASLPKSLAHNSPIMASYAGGGGGTAGDGSKAFKISSSSSLNIQRGDITKWSINGTSDAIVNAANERMLGGGGVDGAIHRAAGPELRAACYTIAEVCPEIRCPKGEARITPAFKLPVSHVIHTVGPIYAADDHPEVTLRNAYRNCLKLAKENGIEYIAFPAISCGLHGYPCDEAAATAISTVMESDGDFKEVHFILFEDDVFDAWLENTKGLL, encoded by the coding sequence ATGGTAATGCCATATTTTCCATATTCTCAATGGAAGGATATTCCTTGCACTGGCCCTGCTTCAAATCCAACTGGTGGACTCACACCAGCCATATTACGGCCACGTATTCCTTTACGAACGATTTACAATCGGGTTTCATCACAAATCCCATCTTCTGAGCCACTTGTCTTCAATGATCCTTTAGATTTCCCAAGCTTTTCCTCTAATAATATTTCTATTATCAGGTCCATAGATATCAAAACACACACTGAATTACCAGCAGTCCCGCTGTCAGTTTCGCAAGAAAACTTCCATATACTCGTCAATCTCAAATCTAATGTCACTGACATTGATCAAGTTGGTAGTGATATAACTTGTCGTGCACCAATTGACCTCGTGACGGTTCTTGATATAAGTGGCAGCATGACAGGTACAAAAATTCAGCTGTTAAAGAGAGCCATGGGGTTTGTGATAGACAACCTTGGCCCTTCTGACAGATTATCTGTTATTACCTTCTCATATGATGCCCGCCGCCTCTTCCCCCTTCTACTGATGACTGACTCTGGCAGACAACATGCACTACAAGCAGTGAATTCTTTGGTTGCTGGTGGTGGTACAAACATCGTAGAAGGACTCAAGAAGGGCACCAAGGTTATTGAAGACCGAGGATACAAAAATCCTGTTTATAGTATCATGCTATTATCTGACGGGCAGGACTCGTACACGAAGACAATCAACCTTAAAGAAATTTCAAGGTTGCAAATTCCAGTTCATACATTTGGATTTGGTGCAGACCATGACCCTATCATGTTGCACTCAATTGCAGAGGATTCAAAGGGAACTTTTTCTTTTATTGAAGCTGAGGGATTAATACAAGATGCATTTGCTCAATGTATTGGTGGTCTCCTGAGTGTAGTTGTGCAAGACTTGCAAATACACATTCAGTCGCTTGACCCTTATATTTGTATCAGTGAAGTAAAAGCAGGGAGTTATTCCACATACTTGACAGGTGACAACCAAACAGGATCCGTGGACATTGGGGATTTGTATGCAGACGAAGAGAGGGATTTTCTGGTGCTGGTTGACATTCCAGTTGTAACCGAAGCGAATTTCAACAATCAGATGAAGTTGGTTAGTGTGTGGTGTGATTACAAAGATCCTTTTACTAAAGAATCTGTCACTACTGAAGCTGTAGAAGTGAAACTTCAGAGACCCGAAATGGTTAATGAAGATATGGTTGTTTCTATTGAGGTTGATAGGCAGAAGAATCGATTGCAGGCAGCTCAGGCAATGAGCAATTCGCGTGCTGCTGCTGAGAGAGGTGATCTCCCTACCGCATGGTCTATAATTCATGGTTTTAGATTGCAGATATCAGAAACTGCCTCTGTGCATGCGGGTGACAAATTTTCCGTTGATTTAGATTTAGAGCTTCAAGAGGTAAGATCGAGGATGAAAAGCAAGAAAATATATGAATCAACAGGAAGGGGATATCTACTCTCAGGAATGAGTTCACATTCGAGGCAAATGGCTACAACTCGAGGAGATTCCACTGAAAGTACTTACCAGACAGCTTCTATGAGTAAAATGGTTCACCGATCTCGTGCATCTCTTCCAAAATCACTTGCACATAACTCACCTATAATGGCATCTTACGCTGGCGGAGGTGGGGGCACTGCTGGTGATGGTTCTAAGGCTTTCAAAATTTCTTCATCAAGTAGTCTCAATATTCAAAGAGGTGATATTACAAAGTGGTCTATCAATGGTACCTCTGATGCCATTGTAAATGCAGCTAATGAACGGATGCTTGGAGGCGGGGGAGTTGATGGAGCTATACATAGAGCTGCAGGACCGGAACTACGAGCAGCGTGTTATACCATTGCAGAGGTTTGTCCTGAAATTCGCTGCCCAAAAGGAGAAGCGAGAATTACTCCAGCATTTAAGTTGCCTGTTTCGCATGTTATTCACACTGTTGGTCCTATTTATGCTGCTGACGATCACCCGGAAGTTACTCTAAGAAATGCATACAGAAACTGCTTAAAGCTCGCAAAAGAGAACGGGATAGAGTATATCGCTTTTCCTGCCATATCCTGTGGTCTTCATGGTTATCCCTGTGACGAAGCTGCAGCAACTGCAATATCTACTGTAATGGAATCAGATGGTGACTTCAAAGAGGTGCATT